Proteins found in one Ischnura elegans chromosome 11, ioIscEleg1.1, whole genome shotgun sequence genomic segment:
- the LOC124168424 gene encoding ataxin-7-like protein 3, which produces MKLPITAQVSEMMADEKGMEVLIQLKRLVSTPESLEKAAESALEELVDDVILGACFDVHRAAKLGLTALEDGLVEDENKYQIVEGPDVDVFGQLPVKKQHECVCPSCHRNLAASRFAPHLEKCMGMGRNSSRIASRRIANNSKENASYGGGGTVSDDDDDADWTAGGSDRRRKRRDRHCGGSSGGGGRRTKTQKVRNGEVPPPTTSSTSTTSSTPAATTSSSKDGGGAGACTVPSTSVGATPSSEAALPSKGLFESMSDEDKRTLLTQICGVISEHTGKLCLRSMRCPLHTDEQRRAVRANLLGQQSFSGQVNKNSQEVEVSDCISMVVNRGSGAVVGLIGLNQAALTQRPGPQVDVEMLDGEVSITREPPVKGSWEIEHSNTSSPADSASTSSSSSNKKREKSSKTKKKNSSKGVKVSANVLLSNHQVGGD; this is translated from the exons ATGAAATTGCCAATTACTGCTCAG GTATCAGAGATGATGGCTGACGAAAAAGGTATGGAAGTTTTAATCCAGTTGAAACGCTTGGTCAGCACTCCTGAGAGTTTGGAGAAAGCGGCGGAATCTGCGCTCGAGGAATTAGTGGATGATGTGATATTAGGTGCATGTTTTGATGTGCATAGAGCAGCGAAACTGGGACTTACTGCCCTGGAGGATGGCCTAGTTGAAGACGAAAACAAATACCAAATTGTGGAAGGTCCTGATGTTGACGTGTTCGGACAGTTGCCAGTGAAGAAACAACATGAGTGTGTGTGTCCCAGTTGTCACCGTAATTTAGCAGCATCTCGATTTGCTCCTCATTTAGAGAAGTGCATGGGAATGGGAAGGAATAGCTCACGGATAGCCAGCCGTAGAATAGCCAACAACAGCAAGGAAAACGCATCTTACGGTGGTGGTGGAACAgtgagtgatgatgatgatgatgccgaTTGGACCGCTGGAGGCTCAGATCGCCGGAGGAAACGTCGAGATCGTCATTGCGGCGGTAGTAGTGGAGGAGGTGGTAGAAGGACTAAAACCCAAAAGGTGCGCAATGGTGAAGTACCGCCACCAACGACGAGCAGTACTTCCACGACCAGCTCTACCCCTGCAGCAACTACCTCTTCGTCAAAAGACGGCGGCGGAGCAGGTGCATGTACTGTGCCGTCTACGTCGGTGGGTGCTACTCCTTCATCCGAAGCTGCTCTTCCTTCCAAGGGTCTTTTCGAGTCAATGTCAGATGAAGACAAGAGGACTCTTTTGACACAAATATGTGGTGTTATATCTGAACACACGGGTAAGTTGTGTTTAAGGTCAATGAGGTGCCCCTTACACACCGACGAGCAAAGGAGAGCAGTAAGGGCGAATCTTCTAGGGCAGCAGTCGTTCTCTGGGCaggtaaataaaaattctcaGGAGGTTGAAGTGAGTGATTGTATTAGCATGGTAGTAAATCGTGGATCGGGTGCGGTTGTGGGTTTGATAGGCCTTAATCAAGCAGCATTAACTCAGAGGCCTGGGCCTCAGGTCGATGTTGAGATGCTGGATGGAGAGGTTTCGATTACTAGGGAACCCCCTGTCAAGGGAAGTTGGGAAATTGAGCATTCTAATACGTCTTCCCCGGCGGACTCAGCTTCTACAAGCTCCTCTTCTTCCAATAAGAAGCGAGAAAAGTCTTCTAAGACAAAGAAAAAGAACTCTTCCAAGGGAGTGAAGGTCTCAGCGAATGTTCTTCTAAGTAATCATCAAGTTGGGGGTGACTGA